The genomic interval TAAAGATGTACtattattcatcttcaaaagtaatattttattctaaaatagcAGACCCAACTACTTgaatatttttcacattttattctaaaatgtgtttgttgaataattaggttgaagaaaaaaattaattggaaaacaataatttaagtaatatttggcaattattaattaacatatggttagtgtagggaaaaaattaattaatattattaaaaaattaatattatattattattttgattaatctaATGTGAAGTTATGGTTTGAGtggttttgaatttataaaaaaaatatattcttttaactaaattttaaatagcAATGCTCATACTATAACTTCGTTCTGATTTTAATGGAAATACCTAACACGCAAGATAACCTCCAGTCTCCACTTAGTGCATAAACCAGATTAATCCATGGAgaaataaatattcttaaaagtttcaaactttGTGGCAAAGGTACATGTGGGCGCATATCCCATAGCCACAGGACTCCAATACGTTATCTTTTCATGTTTCACATGCCCTCAATCTACGCCACCTTTTTCTCGTAGCAGCAGCAGGAAGGGGTAGTAAAGTAACAGTAAAGAAAATGTAATGGTATTATCATGATTATCCAATTTATAATGTGACTCGCTTTTGcatcgtatatatatataatatatctaacTGGGATACGTCTGTCGACGTTGAAATTCGACAAACCTTTTTCTGCCTAATTCATGAACCTTCACTGTTTTGGTCTcgagaaataatttcataatctGCTTGGATTATTATTGTACGTACGTCAAAGTTATTGTTCATGAACCTTCACTTTAAGACTTTTGAGGCAAGTTAGCTTTCAATCATCAATAGATAGATGGCTAtctaattaggaaaaaaaaggataaatctttttaataattaaatataggTTTAAATTAGTTAGAGAGTACTGAATATATTGCATGCGTGCTCAAAATCATGaatatcttcttatatatacatacatatatattatatatatagaaaaatcttCTTGCAAGTGATTTCGCACACCAAACCTTATaccaataataaatataaggtatttatttatttatttttataataaaaaaattatgtgagtgTTGATACGCAGTTTGATGCACCAAACCGTTTATACCTAACAAAATCCTATACTGTAAATACCAATTTTAAGATTTGTACTGGTCCTATATCAGTTTGGCATGAGCTTGTATTCAACCAAACAccaattttaagatttttactGGTCCTGGAAAATGGATCTACTGTAAATATggacaatttaacatccaaaagCCCCGAAAATGTCACGAGGCCAACCCGGCCCAAAGCATTATTAATattgtccatatatatatatatatatatatatatgatccatcTAGAACCTGAACCCTTCCATAATTAAACCAAAGCATTATTAATACGGGCTTAAGTTACTGTTCTTTAATCACTACTTGTCTGAATACATCTCGTCTTGTCGTTAAGTTTTGTGAATCCAGATTCTCCTAATTAATTTACTGGCGCTAGCTCAGAAAGTCAtgttggtgatttttttttttttaaacaaaattggtattctaattttattgataattctctcttataataaagaaataccTAGGTAACTTAGCAGTGAAGATAATCGTGAATATTCAcaatcaatttttaaacatatatagataaatattccttaattttctgttacatatataggaaaaaaaaaattctgctttGGTATTGgaaaacccaaaaaattaaCGACACATGTTCATGACTTTGCATGTCCTGTTacagtcttatatatatatatatatatatatatatatatatatatatatatatatatacagaaagTATATATAGTATCTGACCCAGAATATAATCTAAAAGGCCGGCCAGGTACCACATGCATCAATAGAAATAGCTCCAGATCATGCTGTCTACGCGGAACCCCTTATGGAATCCAAAACTAAATTCCACAGGGTCCAGATTCGGATCTTTGATGCATGGGTGGACGTGTGCCTTTACGCCTATGTTGTTCCTTTTGATGTCTCGGATAATCTGATCTGCATATGAACGCTTAGTCAAACCAATTAACTTATCCACGAATGCAAATTGCCCTCCGATCCATACTTCCAAAagattttttcctaaattcacggtaattaattaacattctgtatttttttttaaaatatatatatatatatatatatttgtaagaTTCACTTGatcacaatttaaaaaaattaaataaaaattgttgaCAGTTTTTATATATACAGCTTTTTATAATAACTGTATGGGTCTCACGATAATTTATGTCATGATATGATTAAATATAACAGAGCTAGCTACAAAGAAATAGAGACGCAGAAAACTTGGCTGCGAAGATAATACAGATGATCCACCTTTTGCTACTTTGTGAGAAACTAATTAGTAGTCAGAGACTACGTACTGATCATAATTTTCTTTAGTACTACTGGTCGCTAGTATATGCGTATGCCTCTTTTGCATGTCCACGTCGGCCATTATCCACTTTCTTCACCTTTAATTCCCATCAAAATCAAGGTCAGCTTAGCATGTTCCGTGGCCAGGGaagaatatatatgcatgaatatAGATCATGTACACATGAGATGACTCGTCAGAGTCTAGTCATATATTGTTCGGAGACACTCATGACCACGAAGTACTGAAGTATTCGATCGAAGTTTGGAGATCAACAAAAGGAAACATGAGTTAATCCTTCTTTAGAGGTTTCAAACTGCAAAGGCTGTCTGCTGGTAGGTGTGACGCAGATCTTCAGTAAAGATAAAGCAtgcacaaagaaagaaagatcgaTATCATGAGTcggcaaaaaaaaaacaaatttgcaTACGTGCAATAATTATCCGAACGGTTCTTTACACGACAGATAACATGTGTCACTTTGCATTCTAAATTTGACGTTGAGAGAACATCATTACTGAGGGGTAAAGAGATCGGTTGTTCGATCGTCCGTCACCTTTTTGAGATGTAGACCACTTCAATATCCTAATTAATTCGAGCTAGAAATTTCAGCACTCTCGTTACTCGTAGTATAGATTATCCAAACTGCATGTTACTTTAATTCCAAGCTTCCAAGGGGTAAAGCAATTTATCCAAACTGCATGTTACTTTAATTCCAAGCTTCCAAGGTGTAAAAAGCAAAATTGCTTTACAAAGTTATAAGGTTCCCTTCCACTTgacgtgatatatatatatattatatgtgatcGATCGATGGTAAACCTATTTTCCACAAACtggatgatgatgatctctGTTTGTCGATATTGAATTTATTAGCAAAATTATGATGCGGGATGGGCAATAAAGCTACAATATCAAAATGTTGATCTGCTTGGCCAGCACATGCATGCACGAGACCGTTGgagcttcttttttttcagtACTGTATTAATAGAATATGGTCCAAAAGATACAGCGGTAGCTTAAAAACCACAAAATGTTTGGCTGTTTAGGACGAGGAGTAGACATGGGCACGTCACCGACCATGAACTTTAGAGCATGCAGCGTCGGCATCCCACTTTTGCATGTCATCACGTAGAGTACGTAGTATTAATGCTAACATTAATCCGATAAGTGTTTTACTGGGTCAACAACCACTTCTAGCTAGCTGCTAGCTAGTTTGGATTGAAACAATTGATCTGGTTCTGCTTTCATGCATCCTGATCGGTACTATTTTCTGatcttttatgttctttttttcttacttcTGCTTTATATTGATCTGAATATTCAAATCTCACATGCGTTAATTCAATGAACCACGTCCTTTCTTTTATAAAGCATAATCTCCCAATTAAGATGAAAGCTAGCTGTAcgtaaaagttttattttacaaacatcagtacgtactatatatattatctgaTTCACTATATATCTATCGTAAAGATCTCACTTGAGACTAGAGTACTTTTAGCGAGCAAAGTTGCCATTGTATATGCTGTAGCAcgaattttttaaatttttttagtaaaataatttttactgaaaaaatctattcatcgaCGACTTGACTTGATACTATAATTTTTCCTTAAACGTTTAGATCAACCCAATTACAAACAGCTAGCTAACTTGCTTATGTAGAGATGAGATTGAAGTAGTTTTGAACACATGAGACCTTGTCGCGGGACTGGAACACGATCGAGTCCTGCTGCAAATTCATAATAATACGTACTCATGAAAGCAGGCAGCACTCCCCCAGTGAATGAGTTGTGGTAGCTATAGTTAGGGACCCACGATGAAAGTGCATTCCACGTCAGCATGTTCCGTTTGGTGAGTCTCAAAGCATGCATGCAAAGCCGGCTCCCCcgaccctttttcttttcaaggttCCACTTCCACCTATGCAcgcataataaattaaataataatagatacagTTATAAACGTAaatgttgtgtattttttttaaaaaaatataagatttattattaaaaaattaataggtAACGCATATGGATtccacctagctagctagctacctagcTAATAAACGTGTTAGGGCCATTATATTTAAGAATCTTGGCTTTTGgttcttatatatattcaatgatTCGAAATGGCAAATCTTCAGACATTAATTTGCATGCCGTTTGACAgctttcctagctagctagtgccatgcatgcatatatggaaTTGGATTCCAACTGAAAATGACAAAAGGAGGacaatttttaaacatatatatatatatggatcaatCATGAGCTTGTTTGATTATAACTAGAATCACGTAATTGAGTTTATTCAACAAACGTACTACGATAACTTTTTGAAGTTGACACCTAATTAATCATCATGTCCAGTCGACCGATCGAATTAATCTCatcagaaacaaaagaaaatattcccACCAGATTTCGATctgtttaattattatatggtCTGACGTTGTTCTATCACAATATTATTTAAGCTGTATGCAGTTCGCATGATAAATTTTGTCCAGATGtatacacatgcatgcatatttgtCTCTGGGCCAGCATTGCATGCAGACCCAATATCCAGaagtatatatagataataaagaGCTATTCAGTTTCTTCATCCTATTTTACAGACTGCAGGCAAAAACATATACGAGCTAGCTAGGCTTATATACAGTTAATAGCTAgcaatatgttttttaaaaagatatatagaaataaaattaaggaaatattgATAATCATTCCTCGGAGTACTAAAATGTTGGATGCATGTCTCCCAAGTGGTGCTTAAATCATGAAaaggtgaagaaatatttcattccaactAGAAATGATCCGGAAATTCTAGAAATGATGCATGGGTCGGAACTACTAAGGGGGCTTGGGGCCCTTGGCctagaaatttttaaaatttgatgaaaattaaattttgaattgtgtttctataaaatagtttatataaaaattaacatttgatcccaaaattatttttctgtaaCTTGTCCCCCAAACCAGATTTTCTGGTTCCAACCTGGTCGGAGCTAATTAAAATTCATTTGACTGTTTTTTGGCCAATAAACTTTACCAATACAGAAAGTAAAGTTATCAATGACCACTAGATCAAAAGTCAAaagaattttttcatatatatctcTTTGATTTGGTTTGATCATTATCATGTCCCCTAAACTCACTTGCTGGATATTCATTATCTCTTTGTAATAATATATTGAGAAATGCTTGCCTCAAAGTTGACAGTATTGTGcacatatcaataaataaatattatatatgtataaatatatatttagaaaaaaaaaatctatttattatttaatttatgaatacACTCAATATACTAGTATTAATGTGACAGGCTCTTACCTGATCAGCTATTAATTAGATCAGTTTCACCATCCAATTTAGTAGAAACTAGAAATTAGCATGCAGATCCCCACAGACAGTAGTATTTATGGTATCGTATAAGTGGGAATGGATAAAAGTAGTTGTACAAGAAATTTCCTCTGATCTAAAGAAATGGGGCCTCCATACCATAATGATCTCCTGTTTTTTTATACTCATCCAATCtgaaagttttttatttcttccatACACATTGATGCTCCGTCTTGATCTCTTTTTACTGTCATCTAATGAtctatatatttcatatttaactctctctctctctctctctctctctctctctcaattggAGTGTTTGACCATCGTCCTTATGGAACAGTAGATTTTGATCCAGCTTTCAcgtacatattatatatatatatagagagagagagagagagagagaagtacaGACTTGCGTATACTAATCTCTTTAATTCCCGTCATCAGAAATCTTCCTACCATTTCCATTTCTGCCATTAAAAAACAGTAAAAGCATTTCCTCATGAATActttcatggtttaaaaatcccatctttttcttcatatattcCTCTTCCCTCACAATCACTGGTATGCATCATCTATCCTATATTTAATCCCTCCCTACAATACCCATCATCTCTATCATCGtcatcttcttgttgttgtCAGCAGGCAATGCAGCTTTTCTTTCCTATGAGAAAGTTCTAATTGCCACCATTAACCCCATATTCTTCATCTGTATCGTATTAATTGTATCTCCGAAATGGATCCCATTGTGTCCTACACTTCTCTTTACATCAGTCTCGTAGTTTTGTTTGCATTTTGCAGAGGTAATGATTTCTCAAAGGTTCCCCATAATGGTCGCATATAAATCTTGTTTCTTTCACCTAATTAAATGGTCTTTTATGCTACCAGGTATATCGGCGGCTTCATTAACGATAATAAACAGGTGTGAATACACGGTATGGCCCGGGATTCTATCCAATGCCGGTAGCGCCGTATTAGATAGCACTGGATTCGAGCTCCAGCAAGGCAAGTCTCGCTCCTTCCAAGCCCCGCCGAATTGGTCCGGAAGATTCTGGGGCAGAACCGGTTGTACATTTGACCCCAACAACGGTCAAGGGAGCTGCGTCACTGGTGACTGTGGCTCCAACCAGGTCGAGTGCAACGGGGCAGGAGCGACCCCACCGGCAACACTCGCGGAGTTCACGATCGGGTCGGGCGCCACGCAGGACTTCTACGACGTGAGCCTGGTCGATGGGTACAACGTGCCCATGATCGTCGACACTAGTGGCGGGTCGGGCACGTGCTTGTCAACCGGGTGCGTAACCGACTTGAACCGACGATGCCCGAAAGAGCTGCTGGTCGGGGACGGGGCGGCGTGCAAGAGTGCATGCGAGGCGTTTGGGAGCCCCGAGTACTGCTGCAGCGGCGCGTATGGTTCACCGGCTACTTGTAAGCCATCGATTTACTCGGAGATGTTTAAAGCCGCGTGTCCGAGATCGTATAGCTACGCTTACGACGATGCCACGAGTACATTTACGTGTACAGGAGCAGATTATACGATAACATTCTGCCCTTCGGGAACAAGGTAAGGATGGTATTCCCACCtttctcctttttatttatttatttatggaaaatgtTTGCAGATtccacaataataaatttataaattaatataatttaatatgttttttaaaattataaaatgtattaaaaaatttacaatataaaatgtttcttgtataaattgatgtaaatgTTTAATATTATGGCTTTTTTAAAATTGGATGATTTAGACCTGTAGAGAGTCTTATTTACAGGCCGTATTGCTATACAattctatgaaaaaattgatatcatttagtgtatttatttatatttacaggCCGTATTGCTATACAATTCTTTCCATAATTGGAATTTtctaacccttttttttttttttttttttgcctattGATCAGTCAAAAATCCGCAAGAGATGCATCTCCAACAACAAATAGCTCCGGAACAGAGTCGCAGGATGTGGTGCCAAACGAAGACAACAGTCCCTCATGGCTTCCAAACTTCTTCTCTGGAGACTCATCCAAGACCCTTTCTCCTTCTGCTTCAGTGATTGCTTCCCTGGCttcgtttctctctctctttttgctgCATtcttagtctctctctctctctctctctctctctctctctctctctctttctgtgaTTGCAAAGCCCAATTTTTTGCGCCACCTGTGTAGATAATTCTCAGTACTTAAACTTCGAGTCAAACTGTTCCCTCTTACCTTGCGAGGAATTTGTGATTAAGAAGTATTATTCAACATCAAATGATATTGTATTAAATGATTGGcagataaattaaagataacaaatacttatttaattatttgatactaTATCAAGAGATAATGAAAAGATAGTATTCAAAAAAAATGAcgaatagtatttttatttgttaatttatacCACAAGATACAAAGAAAtcgcttttttcttttttttttttgttttaataatggAGCCGACATACATTTGCTAGAAAAGAAGTGTTTGCTTGACTTTAAATCTACATATGTTGATTGGTGATCAACAACTAAAGTAGGCCAACTTTGCTGCAATTGCAAGCTTACTGATTGTATATTATTAGTTTGGAAGGCAATGGTGGTATCTATTGGAAATGGGGCATGTAATCATTCATTACAAGATCCATTCTATGTTTGCAACACTAGTTCTTGGGAATCATGAAGCTTCTGAATATAATCCATTTCGCTAATTAATAAATGAACCGACCCAAGAAGGGGAAAATAATGCAAATGAATAATACTCCATATGAAGCGGAAGGGAACACTTGGGAGAGTACTCAAAATCTTGTATCAATTGTCCTCTCTCGCCCACTATGAGTAGAGGTTTTCTTTCTCGCCCACTGCGAGTAAAGGtcgttttcttctcttttcacGCGTTTTGTTTTATCTATTGTTTGTGGTTTGTGGGGCTAATGGCGGAGGATTTGGAAGGTCTGTATGGAAGGTTGTCCTTAACGGAATCTGAGGAAGAAGTGGTTTTCGTCGATGAAGAGGTGGTTCGCGATACTGTTCGTCGGGGCGAAAGGTGTTTGATAATTCAGTTCCTGACTCTGAAACACTATAATAAGGAAGCTTTGAAGCAGATGCTGCGAAGAATTTGGCGTCCTGCGAAGATGATGCATATTCAAAACCTAGATTCAAATTTCCTGATTGCAGAGTTTGATGATGTTAAAGATAAGGAGAGAGTGGTCAGGGATGGCCTATGGACGTTTGATAAACAGTTGGCTTTAGTCAAAGATTTTGATGGTGCTCAACAAACGCAAATGTTGCATCTCACTGAGGCGTCATTCTGGGTGCGAGTTCACGATCTGCCTCTGATGGCCCGCAATGAGACTGTGGGTAAATTGATTGGAAATGCGCTAGGTATTGTAGAGGAAATTGACCTACTGGAAGGGGAACTTGCTTGGGGTGAATATTTGCGGATTCAGGTTTGTATGGATATTACAAAGCCTCTGTTAAGGGGCAAAAAATTTTGTGTTGGTGCTCATGTGCCTTATTGGGTAAGATTCTCTTATGAGAGATTACCTGATTTTTGCTACGTGTGTGGGAGAATTGGTCATGCTCAGCAAGACTGTGATCAGAGGGAAAGCAATGACTCGCATCAGGGTCCTCTTCCTTATGGTCAATGGTTGCATGGACTAGGTCGTGGAGGAAAAATCTCTGAGGGTTCAGGGCATCCTCAACCATCTGCGGTGAAGGGGGTGCCGGACCCTGGTTCCCGTAAAACATGCACTGTTGCGGAAGCCGTTATTGAAACGACAATGTTGAAACCCTTGGGTGCTGATTTTTTGGAAATTCCAAACCCACCCATTAAGGCGATAAATTTAACTGAGTGAAGTATCTGGGAGTCGGATGCGGTTATTGTTGCGAATTGTTTGAGTTTTACAGGTGGCGTGGCGAGTGGGGAGCGTAGTATTGGTTCAGAGATGGTAGTGGAATCGTTGGCAGGGGTGAATGAAGATTGTGTGGGCCGGGCTACGGCAAGATTTCCCAAGGTGAGTGTAGGCCTTGGTAAACATCTAAGTCAGGATGCTAGTTCCGTGGGCTGTGCGAGCTTTGATAATATGGTTATGGGCACTGCCAAGGAAGGCTTTCAGAGTGAGTTGGGGCCTTCTAAGAAGTCTAGTAGGGCACTTGGAAAGTGGAAACGGAAGACTCAGGATTTCACTCATCCAGTCCCTGTATGTTCTATTTTAACGAAAGGTAGAAATGTGAATAGGAAGGTTTCCTTATCTCCTTCTTTGGAGATTGCGTCTTTAGAGGGGAAGAGGCAGAAGGGTGGGGCTCTCTCGCAGGATGAAGGCGACCAGCTCCATGAGGTTCGAATTGAAGTATCGGCAGAGGCTGGAGTCCAACCCTGCCGTCAGCCATGAAAATTCTGTGTTGGAATtcccgtgggcttgggaacccataGGGAATTCGAGCTTTACGTGATCTGATCACGAAAGAAGATCCCAGTTTGGTCTTTCTTCAGGAGACTAAGCTAAAGGTGCGAGCTATGGAACGTTGTAAGTTTCGATTGCACTTCACTCACTGTTTTACGGTTGATTGTGTGGGTAGAAGCGGGGGTTTATCCTTATTGTGGAAAGGAGATTCTTGTGTTCGTATTCAATCTTTTTCCTTGAATCACATTGATGCTATGATCAAAGATGGGGATAGGTCCGAATGGAGATTTACAGGAATTTATGGAAATCCTTACGTGGCTAATAGATTTCTGACTTGGAATCTAATTAGACGGCTAAGTTCTGGGATGGATGGTCCTTGGCTTGTaggggtgattttaatgagttaTTGCATTTCAATGAAAAGAGGGGGAGGTAGACCACGCTCAGAGACCCAAATGGAGGCATTTAAGAATGTCATTCTCGACTGTTCTTTGCGTGATTTGGGGTTTAGAGGTCCAAATTTTATGTGGTGTAATGGTAGAGAGGGTACTCGAGCCATTTCTGAACGTTTGGACAGGTTCTTAGGGAACAATCAATTATGTGCTTTGTTTCCTCAATTTGGGGTTATGCATGGCATGGCAGCTTATTCAGACCACCTTCCTGTGTGGTTCGAATCTGAAGAGGTAGATGATAGAAAAAGGGTAACCAAACTGTTTCGGTTTGAAGCTATGTGGGTGGGTGAGGAAAAATGCTCTCAGATTATTGACCGAGTATGGAATCATGGTGGGAACCGGAGGAGAATGGAGGAAGTGATGAGGTTAATGAAGAGGTGTGGGGAGCAGCTTTCTGAGTGGAATAAACAGTCGTTTGggaatgttttcaaaaatttggATTTGGCAAAGAGGAATTTGCAGCAAGCTCAAGATAGAGATTCATTACAACCAGACGGTATGGGGGTGAATAATGCTAGAAAACAAGTTCAGTTATGGCTTGAGAGGGAGGAAGTCATGTGGAAGCAAAGATCTCGGGTCCAATGGCTTCAAGAAGGTAATCAAAATACTCGATTTTTTCATTCTCAAGCAAATGGCAGGCGAAAGAGGAACTTTATCAAAGGTTTGAAGGATGCAAGGGGTGTTGTTAGGGAAGGTTATCTGAGGGATAGATTAATTGTGGATTTCTTTTCTAAGCTCTTCACTTCTACACCATAGAGGCATCAAGAGGAAGTTTTGGCATGTGTGCATCAAAGGGTGACACCAGAGATGAATTCAGATCTGTCAAAGCCGTACCATGCAGATGAAGTAAAAGCTGCCCTCCAGCAGATGCATCCTTCTAAAGCACCAGGCCTTGATGGTATGTCccccatttttttcaaaaaatattggTCTATTGTGGGTAGTTCTGTGATTGCTGTTGTGTTGCACACTTTGAATTCTGGTCACTTTCCTAGAAACCTTAACCATACTTTTATCAGCCtcattccaaagaaaaaaacttgCGATTTAGTTTCTGATTTTCGCCCAATCAGTCTTTGTAATGTGGTTTATAAGTTGGTCTCAATCTTCATCTTCCTGCGATTATATCAGAATCTCAATGTGCATTTGTGAAGGGTAGGCTAATTTCGGATAATGTGTTTGTTGCTTACGAGTTGGTTAATTATCTAAGGCACAAGAGGTATGACAAAAAGGGTTATATGTCTcttaaattggatatgagtaaggccTACGACTGGGTGGAGTGGAGTGGAGTGGAGtttcttagaaaaaataatgatcaaaCTAGGATTTGATTATGGTTTTGGGCAGCTGGTTATGAAATGTGTGACAACTGtgtctttttctattttgattaatGGAGAGCCTCATGGCCCTATTAACCCTACTAGG from Juglans microcarpa x Juglans regia isolate MS1-56 chromosome 4S, Jm3101_v1.0, whole genome shotgun sequence carries:
- the LOC121263047 gene encoding thaumatin-like protein 1 isoform X1; the encoded protein is MDPIVSYTSLYISLVVLFAFCRGISAASLTIINRCEYTVWPGILSNAGSAVLDSTGFELQQGKSRSFQAPPNWSGRFWGRTGCTFDPNNGQGSCVTGDCGSNQVECNGAGATPPATLAEFTIGSGATQDFYDVSLVDGYNVPMIVDTSGGSGTCLSTGCVTDLNRRCPKELLVGDGAACKSACEAFGSPEYCCSGAYGSPATCKPSIYSEMFKAACPRSYSYAYDDATSTFTCTGADYTITFCPSGTSQKSARDASPTTNSSGTESQDVVPNEDNSPSWLPNFFSGDSSKTLSPSASVIASLASFLSLFLLHS
- the LOC121263047 gene encoding thaumatin-like protein 1 isoform X2 — protein: MDPIVSYTSLYISLVVLFAFCRGISAASLTIINRCEYTVWPGILSNAGSAVLDSTGFELQQGKSRSFQAPPNWSGRFWGRTGCTFDPNNGQGSCVTGDCGSNQVECNGAGATPPATLAEFTIGSGATQDFYDVSLVDGYNVPMIVDTSGGSGTCLSTGCVTDLNRRCPKELLVGDGAACKSACEAFGSPEYCCSGAYGSPATCKPSIYSEMFKAACPRSYSYAYDDATSTFTCTGADYTITFCPSGTR
- the LOC121262766 gene encoding uncharacterized protein LOC121262766 — translated: MAEDLEGLYGRLSLTESEEEVVFVDEEVVRDTVRRGERCLIIQFLTLKHYNKEALKQMLRRIWRPAKMMHIQNLDSNFLIAEFDDVKDKERVVRDGLWTFDKQLALVKDFDGAQQTQMLHLTEASFWVRVHDLPLMARNETVGKLIGNALGIVEEIDLLEGELAWGEYLRIQVCMDITKPLLRGKKFCVGAHVPYWVRFSYERLPDFCYVCGRIGHAQQDCDQRESNDSHQGPLPYGQWLHGLGRGGKISEGSGHPQPSAVKGVPDPGSRKTCTVAEAVIETTMLKPLGADFLEIPNPPIKAINLTE